A stretch of DNA from Nitratireductor thuwali:
GTTACAGGCAGGCCAAGATCGACCAGGCTGGTCACGCCGTAGCCGGCAATGCCGCAGGGCACGATGCCGGAGAAATGCGAAAGATCCGGCTCCACATTCACGGCGATGCCATGGAAGCTCACCCAGCGGCGCAGCCTGATGCCGATGGCGGCGATCTTGTCCTCCATCGGGCTGCCGTCGGGCAGGGGCGGCTTGTCGGGCCGTGCCACCCACACGCCCACCCGGTCCGCCCGCCGCTCGGCGGTGACGTTGAAATGGGCCAGGCTGCGGATGATCCATTCCTCCAGCGCGGCCACGAAGGCGCGCACGTCCTCCCGCCGCCGCTTCAGGTCCAGCATCACATAGGCCACGCGCTGGCCCGGTCCGTGATAGGTGTATTCGCCGCCGCGGCCCACATGGTGCACGGGAAAGCGCTGGGCGTCGATGATGCCGTCCGCCTTCGCGCTGGTGCCTGCCGTATAGAGCGGCTCATGCTCGACCAGCCAGATCAACTCGCCGGCTTCGCCGGCACGGATGGCCTCCGCCCGCTCTTCCATGAACCGGACGGCCTTGTCATAGGGCGTGAGGCCGGGCTCAATGCGCCATTCCACGGCGGGGCCTGGCTCTGCCGGAAAAAAGGCTCCGGCCTTGGCTATGCGTTCGCTCATCAAGCGCTCCTGCTCCGACGATACATCTTATGACTCCACAAGCCCCGCAACGTCCAGCCACCTGTTTCTCCAACCGGGCCGCAAGCCGCCAAAGATTCGCGCATTTCGGTGCTTCACAGGCTTGTTTCACCGAGGGCTATTTGCTACATGCGCCGTGGCCGGTGCGAACCGGCCTTTCGTTGCGTGCGGTCGTGGCGGAATTGGTAGACGCGCAGCGTTGAGGTCGCTGTGGGGCAACCCGTGGAAGTTCGAGTCTTCTCGACCGCACCAATCGCTCTTCAAGACATTAGGATCATTGATCGTTTCCGGATTTTCGACGACCGAAGGTGCGGGCTGAGCGCTTGCGATCCTTTCCGGGACGGCCCTTGTCGCCAGCCGGCGCATCCAATCGGTGCCGCCGGCCCAGCCGAACAGCGCCCCCAGCCTCCGCATCATCACTACTTGCAGCACAAGATGCCGGGACTGTCATCGCAGCCTGAGGGCGATGATGGCATACAGCAGCGGCGCGCGCGATATGGACCCGTCCGGAGGTTCAGGATTCGGAGAAGGTAAGCTGTATCTTCACAGCCTGGCTGCGGTCGCCGGCGCGCTCGAATGCATCCTCGGCCTCTTCGAGGGGATAGCTGCCTGTGATGATCGGGCGGACGTCGACCGCGCGGCGGTCGATGAGACGCACGGCCTCCGCAAATTCCGCGTCGAACCGGTGCGAGCCGACGAGATTGATCTCCTTGCCGACCAGCATGTTGAGCGGGATCGGCAATTCGCCGGTCACGCCGAGCTGCACAATGGTGCCCTGCGGGCGCACGGCCTGGATCGCCGATTTGAGGGCCGGGGCGGCGGCGGAGCATTCGAAGGCAAGGTCGAAGGTCCCCTTGGCCTCGCAATAGGGATCGAGCGCCTGCGGCTCGGTTGCCGCGTTCACCGTGCTCGTTGCGCCCATGGCGCGCGCCACGGCCAGCGCCGCGTCCTGCAGATCGGTGACAACGATTTCATCCGCGCCCGCAAGGGCGCAGGCCGCCGTCGTCAGCGCGCCGATGGGGCCGGCGCCTGTCACCAGAACACGCTTTCCCTTGACCTCGCCAGCCCGGTTCAGCGCATGCAGGCACACCGCCAGTGGCTCCGCGGCGGCGGCCTCCGCCAGACTCGTTCCGTGGCCGACCTTTTCGCACTGAAAGGCATCCGCCACGATCAGGTCGCGAAAGCCGCCTTGCTCGTGGGGAAAGCGCAGTGCGGAGCCGTAGAAGCGCATGTTCAGGCAATGCTGGCGCAGGCCCTGCCGGCAATAGCGGCATTCGTTGCACGGTCGGCTCGGATTGAGCGCCACGCGATCACCCGCCAAGAGGCCGTCGACGCCTTCGCCCACGGCCTCGATGGTGCCGGCCACTTCGTGACCCAGAATGATCGGTTCGCGCACGCGGATCGGCCCGAACCCGCCATCGTGATAGTAGTGGAGATCCGAGCCGCAGATGCCGCCGGCGCCGACGCGCACCAGCACTTCGCCCGCGCGGGGCTCCGCCACGGGCTGGCGCTCGATGCGGATGTCATGCGGGCCATAGAGGCGGCAGACGCGCGTTTCCATCGCAGTAACCTCAGTCGAACAGAAGGGAGGGAAGCCAGGTCGCCAGCGGCGGGTAATAGGAGACCAGCAGCAGAACCAGGACGTTGGTCAGCAGAAACGGCGTGATCGCTCGCACCACCGGCGCCAGCGGCAGCCGGGCAATGCCCGCGCATACGAACAGGCACACGCCGACGGGTGGCGTGGTGAGACCGATCATCAGGTTCAGCACCGCGAAGGTGGCGAAGTGCAAGGGGTCTATCCCGACGCTCTGGGCAAGGGCCAACAGGGGCACGAAAAGCACGATGAGCGCGGCGATCGTCTCCATGAACATGCCGATGAAGAGCAGGAAGAGGTTGATGAGCAGGATGACGAGGAACTTGTTGTCGGTCACCGAGAGCACGGCCGCCGCCACCGTCTGCGGAATGCGCTCGGAGACCAGAATCCAGCCGAACACATTGGCAAAGCCCACCAGCGCCAGGATTGCGGCGGAGGAGACGGCGCTGTCGACCAGCACCTTCGGCACCGCCTTGAGGGACAGCTCGCGGTAGATGAAGGCGCCCACGATGAAGGCGTAGACGCTCGCCACCACAGCCGTCTCCGTCGGCGTCATCATGCCCGAAAGCAGCCCACCGACGATCAGCGCCGTCATGGCGAGCGCCCAGAAGGCGCCCATGAAGGACCGGCCGAGTTCGCCCACACCCTGCCAGGGCTGGCGCGGAAAGTTGCGGCGCGTGGCGATGATGTAGGTCGTGACCATCATGGCCAGGCCGAGGAGAATGCCCGGCACGGCGCCGGCGATGAACATGCGGCCGACCGAGATGCCCGACAGCGAGCCGACGATGATCATCGGCACGCTGGGCGGGATCATGGGACCGACCGTGGAGGAGGCGGCGGTGACGGCGGCTGAGAAGTCGGCCGGGTAGCCGGCCTTCTTCATGCCCGGAATCATCACGCCGCCGATCGATGCGGCGTCGGCCACCGCCGTGCCGGAGATGCCGCCGAACAGCATGGAGCCGGCCACGTTGGAAAGACCGAGCCCGCCGCGCATCCAACCCACCAGCGCATTGGCGAAGCGGATGATGCGTTCGGTGATGCCACCATGGTTCATCAGATTGCCGGCGAGGATGAAGCCGGGGATCGACAGCAGCACGAACACATCGATGCCGGCATACATCTTTTGCGGCATGACCACGAGCGGTATGCCGGCAGCCAGGAGGTAGCACATCGAGGCAAGCCCGAGGGTGACTGCGACGGGAATGCCGGCGGCAAGCCCGCCGACGAAGACGCCGATCAGGATGGCAAGGTTCATTGCGGCAAATCCGGGTTGAAGACTGGGCGCCCGTCGCTGCGGCCCGACAGCATCGCAAGGCCCCGAATGAGCGCGAAGAGCAGGAGGGACGCGATGAGCACCAGCACGCTGGCGTGGATAAAGGTCATTTTCCAGCCCAGCGCAGGCGAGGTCTGCAGGCTGCCGATCATCGTGAAGCGCCAGGAGGGGAGGATGAGCGCCGCGCACAGCCCAACGGTGGCCAATGCCGAAATCAGCCGCAGGATGAACGGCAGGCGGCCCGGCAGCGTTTCGCTGATGATATCGACATTGACGAGATCGCCGGTGCGATAGGAAAGGCCGACGCCGAAAGCTGTGAGGTATAGAAGCGCAAAGCGCGTCAGTTCCTCCGTCCAGACGGGGGAGCTGTTGAAAACGGAGCGCCCAAGAACCTGAACCAGAACCGCGAAGATCAGCACCGCGAAGGCCAGCCCCACTGCAACCTGGAAAAGCGCGATCAGACCGCTATAGAGCTGCTTCCACATGGCTGGCTCCGCTTTGAAAAAGGGTGTTGTGGCCCGGGGCGGCGCGGGGGTCGACCCGCGCCGCCCCAGGGCTCTTTGGATCAGTCGGCGAAGAGCCGCTCGACGATCGGGCGGATTTCGTCATTGACGTTTGCCAGCACGGCGTCCTTCGCCTTCGATGCAAAGGCGTCGGTATCCACCTCGACGAAGGTCATGCCCTTTTCCTTGAGCACATTGGCCAGGCGCTGCTCGTCTTCCAGGAACAGCTCGCGCTCATATTCCTGCGCACGGCTGGCCGCTTCCATCACGGCTTCCTTGTCCTCGTCGGAAAGCTTGTTCCAGGTCATCTCGGAGATGGTGAGATAGATCCAGGACCGTACGTGCTCCGTCAGGTTCACATGGCTCTGCACCTCGTAGAAATTGGCCGAGTAGATGAGCGCCAGCGGGTTTTCCTGGCCGTCGATGGTGCCGTTCTGCAGCGAGGTGAAGACTTCGGAAAAGGCCATCGGCGTCGGTTGGGCGCCGAGGGCGCCCCAAACGTCGACGAAGAGCGGCACGTTAGGCACCCGCAGCTTGAGCCCATTGAGCTCGTCCGGCGAGGTGATCGGCCGGTTGGAGGTCAGGTTGCGCGGTCCGCGGGCGAAATAGGCGATCGGGCGGATCTGCGCCTTCTCGATGATCTGCGCCTCGATCTGATCGCCGATTTCCCCGCTAGCGACCTCGTCCATGTGTTCAAGGCTCTTATAGGCGTAGGGAACGGCCAGCAGCGCCGCCATGGGTGCCCAGTTCTGCAGGCTTTCCCCGGTAATGGTCATGTCGGCTGTTCCGAGCTGCATGCCGTTGATGAGATCCATTTCCTTGCCGAGCGACTCGTTGGGGTAGACCTCGACGGCGATGCGGCCGTCCGTCAGCGCCGAAAGCTCCTCGCCGAATTTCACGGCGGCCTTGTGCCATGTGTTTTCCTCATTGGCGAGATGGCCGAGCTTCAGCGTCATCTCCTGCGCCAAGGCTGTGCCGGTAACCAGCACGCCGGCGAGGCCGGCGATCAGCGTTCTTGCAATGGCTTTCATCTGTTTTCCTCCGTTTTGGTTGCTTTGGGTCGTTGCGCTCAGTCCGCCGTCTCGAAGAGATCGGGGCGGGTGCCGGCGATGGCTGGCAGATCGGTCAGGATCTTTCGCAGATGCGCGCGCATGGCACGGGCGGCGCCCTCGGCATCGCGCGCGCCGATGGCCGTCACGATCTCGCGGTGCTGAAGGACGAGCTCGCGCTTGGGGAAGTGAAGCGCGCTCAGATAGCGCACGCGGTCCATCTGCGCTTTCACTTCCTCGATCACCTTCCAGGCATAGGATTTGCCCGCCGCGTCGGCGAGCGTGCGGTGAAAGCGCTCGTCGAGCTCGATGAACTGGTGCGCATGGCTGTCCGGAAGCTTCTCCTGGCGCATCAACTGGTCGTGCAGTTCCGCCATCAACGCCTCGTCCACGCGCTCGGCGACCAGCTTGACGATGTCCGCCTCGATCGCCTCGCGCACGAAACGCGCGTCCATCACGGCGGCCGGGGATATTTTTCGCACCAGCGTGCCGCGTTGCGGGCGGATTTCCACCAGGCCGTCTTCGGCAAGCTTGATGAAGGCTTCGCGCACCGGCTGCCTGCTCAGCGCATAGCCCTTGGCGATCTCGGATTCGGATATCAGGCTGCCGGGGGCCAGATCGGCGCTGATGATGCGCTCGCGCAGGATGCGATAGAGCTGCGGCCCAATGGGCACGCCATGCTCCAGGGTCCATTCCGCACGCAGCTGCAGGTCCATAGCCTTTTGGCTCCTTTCGCCTGTCTTATCTCCATACTTGCATACTAGTCAACAGCCAGTCTTCTTGCTATCAGTCCGCTCCGCGGGGCCCGTGCGGAGGGCCCTGTAGCGGTTAGCGGTTGCCAATACGCGCGCGATAGGGCAGGCCGCTTGGCGGGTGTAAGCACGGAAAGGGAAACCATGAGGCAGACGTGGCGCTGGTTCGGACCTAAGGATCTCGTCTCGGTGGATGAGATGCGGCAGGCGGGCGTGGAGGGCGTCGTTTCGGCGCTGCATCATGTGCCGACCGGTGCTGTCTGGCTCCCAGACGAGATTTCGCGGCGCCAGCGCGAGATCGGCCTCATGTCGGACGGCCGGCCTTCGGAACTGGCTTGGGAAGTGGTGGAGAGCCTGCCCGTCTCCGAAGATATCAAGAGGCAGAAGGGCGACTGGCGCGCGCATATCGAAAACTACGGCAAGAGCCTGCGCAACCTTGCCGCGGCAGGCATCGAAGTCGTGTGCTACAATTTCATGCCGGTGCTGGACTGGACGCGAACGGATCTTGCGTGGCGGCTGCCCCATGGCGGGACATGCATGCGCTTCGATTTCGTCGACTTCGCCGCTTTCGATATCTACATTCTGCAGCGCAGCGGCGCACGGCAGGACTTTCCTGACGGGGTTGCGGATGAGGCAGCCCGTCGCTTCGCAGGCATGGACGCCGAACGGAAGCAGGCGCTTGCGCGCAACATCGCCTTCGGTCTTCCCGGCGCTGCCGAACATCTGACATTGGAAGGACTTCGGGCGCATCTTGCCGAATACGGCGGCATCTCCCCCGCCCAGCTTCGGAGCCACTTCATCGCCTTCCTGGAGCAGGTGGTGCCGGTGGCCGAAGAAGTCGGCATCCGCCTGTGCTGCCATCCCGACGATCCGCCTTTCCCTTTGCTCGGCCTGCCGCGCATCATGTCAACCGAGGCAGACTACGCCGCCGTCCTGCAGGCGGTCGATCTGCCGGCAAACGGCATAACCTTATGTTCCGGTTCCCTTGGCGCGCGGCCAGACAACGATCTGCCGGGCATGATGCGCCGGCTGGGCGATCGCGTGCATTTCCTGCATCTGCGTAACGTCACGCGCGAGACGGATGCTCTGGTTGGTTCCTTTCATGAAGCGGAGCATCTGGGCGGCGGCACCGATATGGTGGCGCTCGTCGGCGAGGCGCTGAAGGAGGAAGCAAGGCGCCGGATCGCCGGCAGGGCCGATCATTCCATTCCGTTCCGGCCGGATCACGGACAGGATATCCTCGACGATTTGAAGCGCCGGGCGCAGCCGGGCTACCCGGCGATCGGCCGTCTCAAGGGGCTCGCGGAACTGCGAGGCATCGTCACGGCTCTTTCACACGCGCAATACGGGCTGGCGTAGCGGCGCCAGACCAGGAAAACCGTCTGAAGAAGCGGCCTATGCGCAGCGGCCTTCCAGGCCGTGCCGCATTGTTTTCGCTGACCTATATCTCTACCGGATCACAAGAGCCCCGTGCGTCCATTTGGACGCACGAACGGCGCTTTGACGCCTTTGAATCGACGCATCGTGCCTTCCGATAAATCGATTCCGATTTTCGGGCCGATGCTGTAGGCGGCCCGTGGCGGTGAAACATGTTGTGATTGTGTGCAGGCCGGCTTTGTCATTGGAGGACGGTCGCGCTACAGCTTCGCAGGGCCGGTTGCGCGCAGCGTCGGCGCCGGCGAACGTGTCGGCGGAAATGAAGGAAGCTTGCCGTTGAACGAAACCGAGCACCACGACGAGGAACATGGCAAGGCGGAGGCATCGGACAATGGCGTCTACGGCGATGCCGGCGTTGTTTCTTCGGCATTCCTCGCCCATATCGGCGCCGCCATAGCGGACCGCGATACGCTCACCCTGAAAAGCGATGTGGGCAGGCTGCACCAGTCGGAAATCGGCGACCTGCTCCACGCCCTGATGCCCGAACAGCGCCGCTCGCTGGTCGAGCTCATGGGGGACGAGTTCGACTTCACCGCCCTTACCGAAGTCGACGAGGCGATCAGGCTCGATATCGTGGGCAGCCTGCCGAACGCCCAGATCGCGCAGGCGGTCCAGCAACTCGATTCGGACGATGCCGTTTACATCCTCGAGGATCTCGACCCGGCCGACCAGGACGAGATCCTGTCGGAACTGCCCTTCACCGAGCGGATCCGGCTGCGCCGGTCGCTGGGCTACCCCGAAGAGACGGCCGGCCGGCGCATGCAGACGGAGTTCGTCGCCGTGCCGCCGTTCTGGACCGTGGGCCAGACCATCGACTACATGCGCGAGGACAAGAACCTGCCGGACAGCTTCTCCCAGGTCTTCGTCGTCGATCCCACCTTCCGCCTCGTCGGCACGGTCGATCTCGACCGGATCCTGCGCAGCAAGCGCAACGTGAAGGTCGAGGACGTGATGCGCGAGACGCGTCACGCCATCCCCGCCACGATGGACCAGGAAGAGGCGGCGCAGATCTTCGAGCAGTACGATCTCCTGTCGGCTGCCGTGGTCGACGAGAACGAGCGGCTGGTCGGCGTCCTGACCATCGACGACGTGGTCGACGTCATTCAGCAGGAGGCGGAGGAGGATTTGCTGCGCATGGGCGGCGTCGGCGACGAGGAACTGTCCGACACCGTCATGATCGCCGCCAGGTCGCGTGTGCCCTGGCTACTGGTCAACCTGGTCACTGCTTTTCTCGCGGCCTCCGTCATCGGCCTCTTCGACGCGACGATCGAGCAGATCGTGGCGCTCGCCGTGCTGATGCCGATCGTCGCCGGCATGGGCGGCAATGCCGGATCGCAGACCATGACGGTTACCGTGCGCGCGCTCGCCACCCGCGACCTCGACATCTACAATGCCGGCCGCATCATCCGCCGTGAAATGGGCGTCGGGCTGCTCAACGGCGCCATTTTCGCCACGCTGATCGGCCTGGTCGCCGGCTTCTGGTTCCAGGATCCCAATCTCGGCGGCATTATCGCTGCGGCGATGGTCATCAACATGTTCGTTGCCGCCGCCGGCGGCATCCTCATTCCATTGCTGCTCGACAAGGTGGGCGCCGACCCGGCCGTCGCTTCGGCCGTCTTTGTGACGGCGGTGACCGACGTCGTCGGCTTCTTCGCCTTTCTCGGCCTGGCCACCTGGTGGTTCGGGCTCCTTTGAACGCTCAGGCGGTCGCTTCGCGAACCCGCCTGCCGCGCAAAAGGATCAGCACCATTACCGAGATGTTCAGGAGGTTCCAGCCGATGCCGTTGAGGAACGCGGCACCGTAGGAGCCGGTCATGTCATAGATCCACCCCGACATCCAACCGCCCAATGCCATGCCGACGATGGTCGCCATGATGACGATGCCGACCCGTTGTCCTGCCTCCCGCGCCGGCAGATACTCGCGCACGATGATCGCATAGGAAGGCACGATGCCGCCCTGAGACAGGCCGAAGACCAGCGACACGATATAGAGCGAGGCGAGCCCGTCGAAGGGAATATAAAGAACAAGCGCCAGGCACTGCATCACCGAGCCGATGATGAGGGTCCGCACGCCGCCGATATGGTCCGCGAGAAAGCCCGAGGCGAGACGGCTGACGATGCCGCCGGCCAGCATCAGCGACAGCATCTCGGCCCCTCGCGCGATGCCGTAGCCAAGGTCCACGCAATAAGCCACGATGTGAACCTGCGGCATGGACATGGCCACACAACAGCCGAGCCCCGCGACGATCAGCAGCGCCTGCAATGCGTTGGGCGAAAATGGTTGGGTGCGGCGCGGCGCGCCGGACAGAGTTGCGGCAGGTGGGGCAGGATCGACGCCGCTGGGCGGCCGCGTTCTCAAAAGCAGCGACAGCGGCACCAGTGAGAGGATGCAGAAAATGCCGATCCACAGGAAGGTCAGCCGCCATCCTGTTCCCGCCAGGAGGAGCTTGATAACGGTCGGCCAGACCACTCCGGCCACGTAGTTGCCGCTCGCGACCGCCGCCACGGCGATGCCGCGCCGCTTCTTGAACCAGTGCGAGATGTCGGCAATCAGTGGCCCGAAGGTGGCCGAGGCGCCGACGCCCACCAGAAGGCCCTGGGCGAGCGCGAACTGCCATATGGTCTGGGAAAACGAGGAAAGGATATAGCCGAGCCCCAGCATCGTGCCGGCAATCGCCACCGGCAGGGCGACGCCGATGCGATCCGCATAGCGGCCGATCACGACGTTGCCCAAGGCGAACCCCATCATCACGGTCGTGTAGGGTAGGGAGGCCGCCGCCCGGTCGACGCCGAAGTCGGCCTGCACGCGCGGCAGCACGACGATATAGGCCCACAGCGCGACACTGCCGATGGTCCCCAGCAGAATGCAGAGCGCCAGCCGCACCCAGGATTGAGTGCTGTCGAGGCGCTCTGAATCGGGCAGGGCTGCGCCGCCACTATGCATTCCAGGCTCTCCTCCCGCGCGGGGTGGAATATCACGCCGATGCGTCTTCGATCACTGAGGGGTAGCTTGACCACGCATGGGTGGCGTAGGGCCAGCCGGATTGTTTTATTGGCCGGTCCTGACCCTGGTTCAGGTTCGCAGTGTCAGGCGTGTCGGCGCGCTAATCCTGGAGCCGCGAATCGGGCACGGGCCATTTCCAATTTCACCAGGAATGCTGTAGCCGTTGCCGCTCGGGGCCCTGCCTATGCGCCGAGAGCGGGGATTATGCGCCAACGTGGCGGGTGAATTGACTTTTACGTAAATCAGGTGACACAGTCGCCGAAAATATAACGAGAGCGGGGCCTATGCGGGAATATTATACGATTACGGAACTGACCCGTGAATTCGGCATTTCCACGCGCACCTTGCGGTTCTATGAGGATGAGGGGCTGATCCATCCCATACGCAAGGGCCGGACCCGCCTCTACCGTCCCTCGGACCGGCATCTCGTGCGCCAGATATTGCGGGGCCGCCGGATCGGCTTTTCCATTTCCGAGATCCGCGAGATCATCAGCGTCTACAAGGCCCCGCCCGGCGAGGTCGGTCAATTGCAGCTCATGATAGCCCGCATCGAGGAAAAGCGCTCCAGTCTGCGCCAGAAGCGCCGCGACCTGGAAGACACGCTTGCCGAACTTGATCAGGCTGAAGAAGCCTGCGTCGAGCGCCTGGCCGAACTCGGCGTGAAAACCTGAATTCCCGACAACCTTTGAGCCTGATCCGAAAAGTGCCCGAGCAGGATCTGTAGGCCCCGGCCCTACAGCATCGGCCCGAAAATCGGAACCGATTTTCGGAAAGCACGATGCGTAGATTCAAACTGTTAGAGCGCCGTGCGCCCGAAAGGACGCACGGCGCTCTAGAACCAGCGCCGGACCTTTTTCTGGTAATCCCGATAATGCTTGCCAAAGCGCAGAGCCAGATGCCGCTCTTCCGGCTCTATGGCCAGCTTGCGCGTCGCGAAGGCGGCCGCGAAGCCGAACGGGATGAACCACGCATTGCCCGTGATCAGGCCAATGGCGAATGTGATCATCGTGTTGCTGAGGTAAAGCGGGTTGCGGCTGAAGGCGAATGGCCCCCGCGTCACCAGATGCTCCGATGCCCGGTTTGGCATCACGGTGGTCCCGGCCCTGCGCATCGCGCGGATGGCGGCGATGTCGATGGCTATCCCCGCCGCCACCATGAGCCATCCCGTCGCGAACAGAATGTCGGAAAAGGGACGAGCGAACCAGGGCAGGGGAATGAGGAAACCGGCGATGACCGCGAGAAAGATGGCCGTCAGGTAGATGATGGGCGGCCAGGGCAGGCGGCTGGGCGGTGCGTCGGGCGTGTCGGCCATGGCTTCCTCCACAATGCGGTCCACTACCTGCGATGATTGCGCGCGCCGCAGCCGCTTCGCAAGCCTATTCGCTGTCATTTCCGGCGCAGAACGAGATGGTGTCCTGCACCCACTGCGTTGCCTCATCGTCCTCGGCTCCGCGCGCCAGCACCTGTGTCCGTCCGCTTGCCCGGGCTTCCTCGACGATGCATCCGCAATAGGACGCGCACAGCGCCTGTTCGCGGCTTTGCGCGCACTGGTTCGTGCACATGCGCATGAAGCCCGCCTCGATGCCGGCTGTATCCACTGACGGCGGATAGAGCTGTGCGATGATCCAGACGCAGGAAATCAGCACCGGCTGATGAAGAAGGTAGAAGGCGAGACTGTGCCGCCCGGCCCATCCGAGCACCGGTATGCGCGATGCCGGCCGCCATGCGGCCATGCGCGCGGTGAGCCCCGTTGATCGGGCCACCTTGGCCGCGGCCATCCCGGATAGGACGGCCCCGAACCAGGGAAAAATCGGAATGTAGTCGTTGGAGGCCGGCACATTCTGCGACAGTCCGGTCCACCACAGGGCTGGGTGGTCGAGAAACGGCCAGCTTATGAGATGCGGGGCTGCGACCACGAGCACGGCCAGCGCCGCCAGGAGCATGGCGGGAAGGCGAAGGAGCAGGAGCCCGAGCACGCTGGCCACCGCGATGTGATGCAATATGCCGAAAAAGATGAACTGTTCCGGCATCAGCCACCATGTCACCAGTGTGATGGCCGCCGCCGCCGCCACGATTGCGGCAAGGCGTTTGGCGAAGGGGCCCGCCCTGAACGAGCGGGCATGTGCCAGGACGAGGCTCACCCCCACCAGGAAGAGGAAGGAACTGGCTATGCAGCGCGCGAAAATCTTCCATCCGCCCGTCACCGAGGTGAAGGGTTCCAGGTAACCGAAGAATTCGAGGTCCCAGGTGAAGTGATAGACGGCCATTGCCACCAGGGCGAGGCCGCGCACGGCGTCGATCAGTTCAATACGCCTGTGCTGCTCGCCTGCGTTTTGCAATCCTTGGCCCCCGGGTCTGCACCAGATTCATCGTCGCCGGCGGCATTGACGGTCACGCCGCGCCGACAACATGGTTCAACTGTTATTCGCCATAGCGTTCAAGGACAAGGAAGACGTCATGAAGTTCATCGAGGCAAACGGCGCCCGCATACCGGCCCTTGGTCTTGGCACCTGGACCTTGACCGGCGCCCAATGCATGGACCTGGTGCGTCGCGCGATCGACATCGGCTATACGCACATCGACACCGCTGCCATGTATGACAACGAGCGGGAGGTTGGCCGTGCCATTGGGCTTTCCGGGGCAGGACGCGCCGATCTCTTCGTCACCACAAAGGTCTGGTGGACCGATCTTGCTCTCGAGGATCTGCTGCGGTCGGCCCGCCACAGCCTCGAAAGGCTGAACCTGGACTATGTGGACCTGCTGTTGATCCACTGGCCCAATCCCGCCATTCCCCTGCCGCACAGCATCGACGCTCTCAATGAGGCGCGCCGATCGGGATTGACCCGCCATATCGGTGTTTCCAATTTCCCGACCGGCCTGCTTGGCCAGGCCGCCGCCTTTTCCGCCGCGCCCCTGGTCGCCGACCAGGTCGAGTATCATCCGTATCTCAGCCAGGAAAAGGTGCTCCACGCCTGCCGCAGCCACGGCATGGCCATGATCTCCTACTGCCCGCTCGCGCGTGGAGGGAGCCTCTTTGGCGAACCGGCGATCGTGGAGGCTGCCAGGGCACACGCCAGATCGCCGGCCCAGATCGTGCTGCGCTGGCACGTTCAGCAGGAGGCGGTCGGGGTCATTCCACGCACCGCCAGGGCCGAGCGCCTGGCTGAAAACGCTGCGATATTCGACTTCGCCCTGAGCGACGATGAAATGGCGGCCATAGGTGCGCTGACCCGGGCGAACCGCCGGATTTGCGACTATGGTTTCTCGCCCCGTTGGGACGCGCCGTAGACGGGTGGAAACAAACCTGCCGTCGCGCCCGGCCAGGGCGTCCCGGTACGGTATCGGTGTAGTTAACCCTGCGTTAGCTTGCCTACACTATTGTTTCCTTTCGAACGATCGGATAAGGGCTGCCGAGGGGACCGGCGGCCGCTTCGATGCATGATATCGCGCCACGGCAACGTTGGCAGTTCGAGCGGAGGGTGATGGGGCGCATGTTGCAGACCGCGAGCGTGCAGGAGGGCAAGCCGGACATCGCAGCCTCTATTGCGGCGTCGATGCGCAAGATGGGAGTGGTTGGACTTCCGCGCAATTACGAGTTGTTCTATGAGGTGATGACCGGCTCGAACCGCGAATTGTGCGATGAGTTCGCCACCCTCGGCGCCCGCCCCGCACAAGCGGCGCTCGA
This window harbors:
- the lipB gene encoding lipoyl(octanoyl) transferase LipB — translated: MSERIAKAGAFFPAEPGPAVEWRIEPGLTPYDKAVRFMEERAEAIRAGEAGELIWLVEHEPLYTAGTSAKADGIIDAQRFPVHHVGRGGEYTYHGPGQRVAYVMLDLKRRREDVRAFVAALEEWIIRSLAHFNVTAERRADRVGVWVARPDKPPLPDGSPMEDKIAAIGIRLRRWVSFHGIAVNVEPDLSHFSGIVPCGIAGYGVTSLVDLGLPVTMADFDLALQRAFEDIFGPAERLPGQMSIAAE
- a CDS encoding TRAP transporter large permease encodes the protein MNLAILIGVFVGGLAAGIPVAVTLGLASMCYLLAAGIPLVVMPQKMYAGIDVFVLLSIPGFILAGNLMNHGGITERIIRFANALVGWMRGGLGLSNVAGSMLFGGISGTAVADAASIGGVMIPGMKKAGYPADFSAAVTAASSTVGPMIPPSVPMIIVGSLSGISVGRMFIAGAVPGILLGLAMMVTTYIIATRRNFPRQPWQGVGELGRSFMGAFWALAMTALIVGGLLSGMMTPTETAVVASVYAFIVGAFIYRELSLKAVPKVLVDSAVSSAAILALVGFANVFGWILVSERIPQTVAAAVLSVTDNKFLVILLINLFLLFIGMFMETIAALIVLFVPLLALAQSVGIDPLHFATFAVLNLMIGLTTPPVGVCLFVCAGIARLPLAPVVRAITPFLLTNVLVLLLVSYYPPLATWLPSLLFD
- a CDS encoding L-idonate 5-dehydrogenase, with the protein product METRVCRLYGPHDIRIERQPVAEPRAGEVLVRVGAGGICGSDLHYYHDGGFGPIRVREPIILGHEVAGTIEAVGEGVDGLLAGDRVALNPSRPCNECRYCRQGLRQHCLNMRFYGSALRFPHEQGGFRDLIVADAFQCEKVGHGTSLAEAAAAEPLAVCLHALNRAGEVKGKRVLVTGAGPIGALTTAACALAGADEIVVTDLQDAALAVARAMGATSTVNAATEPQALDPYCEAKGTFDLAFECSAAAPALKSAIQAVRPQGTIVQLGVTGELPIPLNMLVGKEINLVGSHRFDAEFAEAVRLIDRRAVDVRPIITGSYPLEEAEDAFERAGDRSQAVKIQLTFSES
- a CDS encoding TRAP transporter small permease, translating into MWKQLYSGLIALFQVAVGLAFAVLIFAVLVQVLGRSVFNSSPVWTEELTRFALLYLTAFGVGLSYRTGDLVNVDIISETLPGRLPFILRLISALATVGLCAALILPSWRFTMIGSLQTSPALGWKMTFIHASVLVLIASLLLFALIRGLAMLSGRSDGRPVFNPDLPQ
- a CDS encoding GntR family transcriptional regulator, yielding MDLQLRAEWTLEHGVPIGPQLYRILRERIISADLAPGSLISESEIAKGYALSRQPVREAFIKLAEDGLVEIRPQRGTLVRKISPAAVMDARFVREAIEADIVKLVAERVDEALMAELHDQLMRQEKLPDSHAHQFIELDERFHRTLADAAGKSYAWKVIEEVKAQMDRVRYLSALHFPKRELVLQHREIVTAIGARDAEGAARAMRAHLRKILTDLPAIAGTRPDLFETAD
- a CDS encoding TRAP transporter substrate-binding protein; the encoded protein is MKAIARTLIAGLAGVLVTGTALAQEMTLKLGHLANEENTWHKAAVKFGEELSALTDGRIAVEVYPNESLGKEMDLINGMQLGTADMTITGESLQNWAPMAALLAVPYAYKSLEHMDEVASGEIGDQIEAQIIEKAQIRPIAYFARGPRNLTSNRPITSPDELNGLKLRVPNVPLFVDVWGALGAQPTPMAFSEVFTSLQNGTIDGQENPLALIYSANFYEVQSHVNLTEHVRSWIYLTISEMTWNKLSDEDKEAVMEAASRAQEYERELFLEDEQRLANVLKEKGMTFVEVDTDAFASKAKDAVLANVNDEIRPIVERLFAD